Genomic segment of Pochonia chlamydosporia 170 chromosome 1, whole genome shotgun sequence:
CTGAATCTATAAGTCTTGAGATTGAGAAGCGAGGGGAGGAGACAGTTCCATATGTAAAGAAAAACGTCATCTGTGGCCCCGGCCCAAACGAATGGCGTGCAACAGGGTTTTGGGGTGGCCCCCAGCTCACAGTGGACTTCCCAATCCAGCCCAAAAAGTGCGAGCCTTTGGATTGTGGACGGGGTGGAATGTGGATTTGCAACGATGTGAGTTCAAGTTCAGGGTCGACCAGACTTCTATTGACGCCTCAACGCATTGACACCTGATGATCGATGGcactgtacggagtaggcgCAGTATACTAATAAACACCCATGGATACGTCACAGAACGACCATAGAATAAAACTCAATCCCGGTCAGTTATTTCGGGCCTTTAACGAACTCGGCAGAGCCTGCACAGACAACAAAGGAAAACTTGTTGGCCAGCTGTTCTCATCAGGTGGTTGGAATGTTGTTTTCAGACCAGTAGAAGGGAGCTGCTATTTCCCTTACTCTTGAGTAATGCCGTCAAGCCGCTCAAGAAGGAATCAAGGACTTCTGCAGTGAGCTTTAACTATCCTCAATTATGTTATCTGTGACCGCTTCTATGTGGCTGGTTTGAAGCAGGTTTCAGCGTGCATTCTCAACTGGGAGCTTCCCTGTCGCTCAAGCACGCATACCAGACCTTACTTATATAATATattcaactccaacaccTGAGCTGGTTCTAGGATATTAGCGTGTATGTGAAATGAGGGAACCGCACGTGGCGACTATCATTATTTGGTGCCATGCTCTGTCCCAGCAGATGGCTGTGGGCAAACCTGTCTCTGTTCCACATCCATGAGCTAAACCACATCCCCTGTCTGTAGATCATCCATGTGCGTGTACGACCTTATTATTCGGCCATTGGCACTAAATTGCGTTGTGTATCACGACAGCTTCAGACGTGTCTCCAGACGAATTTCGTGacagccaccaaagcctTTGGACAGGAGCAGGTAACgcagcagaccagacgttgCCTCGCCCGAGTCTCATTTTTGGCGTTGTGAATGGTGGACGCGAATTATCTGATGGGTACTCTATATCGAAGAAACAGTTCGCAGATCCAGAACTAATCCCCTGAAATCTACGGATCTGGCTTCAAATACATGACAGACAGGGGTTTGACCCCTCGGGAATACCGGCCCATCCTAGTCGCTGCACGCACTCATCCGATATATTCTGGCAGATAAAGTGAACACACGTCCTGTGACTCGGCTGTTCCTGTGACTCGGCTGTGCCTGTACCGAGAATTTCTGACATTTCACGGAGCAGATCGGTTCTTGATCCCATGCAAGAGGGGCGTGCCTTGCATAGCGTTCGATCAATTTTACCACATTCGTCGTGTCTGTGTCCCATCTGTCTCTCAGTGATCATTGCGTGCACCCGGCATCGTACCATTTTCGTTAGTTTCTCGGTGGGACAGAAAAATAGAATTCCCCGTGGCCAGCGTTGAGTGGCTCACTCATCTGTCTTCTGCTGTCCGTGATACCGCGATTTGTACTCCCTGGGGCTTTCAAATTCACTTGCTTTCCCAGCCCACAtccccttccttttcctcttcgccttggcctcggcctTCTCGTACACTGCTTTCAGTCCGCCGTATTCGCCGCCCGATTTAGCCTCGTACGTAGTGGCCAGGCCACGTTTGACCATCTCTAGACCAACATTTCTGCGGATAAGAAACCGACGAACGTAGACTGTCGCAACAATGCGGTTGTAGTGGTCGCGTTTATAAATATAAGCCCGCACATTTCGGTGCAGGATATAATCCGACAGCCATTTTAGAGCTTCTGCGGCGAATGGTTGAGCAGGGCGTCCAAAATGCGCACCTTCTGGAGCGTCAATACCAGCAATACGGACCGGTATCTGATATGAGTTAATTAGTGGATTGTGCTGTGGCATATAGACTCGTAAAAAGCTCCTACCGTTCGGTCCTTGAGTTCTTTTCTGGTTTCAGGTATCTTTCTCAGCCAGCCCCAGCCAACTGTCTTCCCACCTGGGGTGTGGAAGAGATGGAAGTtgtcgccatcaccaacgctGGTAACTCGGCCGTATAGGCTGCGATTACGAAAGAATGACGGCCGCACAAAGGCTGCACCTGGAATCCGACGAAGATAATTGGCGTAGAGTTGCAAAGCACCGAGCCCAGCCAGGGAGAACACCACGACAGGTGCCCATTCTTTGGCGGCGCCTAGAGGGTCAACCTTGGCTTTCCCAAGGGATTCAGACCATGGCACAGGGTGTTTCGTAGATTCGACTTCGTCGTCGGTGTTCTTCGATGTCTGGGATCGCGATCCAAACGGCCACACCATCCTGAATTCGACCCGGAGGCCGACTAGCCGTGAACTGTCTGTCGACAGAAAGGCCGATGAGGA
This window contains:
- a CDS encoding nuclease (SNase-like) (similar to Metarhizium robertsii ARSEF 23 XP_007820529.1) — translated: MVWPFGSRSQTSKNTDDEVESTKHPVPWSESLGKAKVDPLGAAKEWAPVVVFSLAGLGALQLYANYLRRIPGAAFVRPSFFRNRSLYGRVTSVGDGDNFHLFHTPGGKTVGWGWLRKIPETRKELKDRTIPVRIAGIDAPEGAHFGRPAQPFAAEALKWLSDYILHRNVRAYIYKRDHYNRIVATVYVRRFLIRRNVGLEMVKRGLATTYEAKSGGEYGGLKAVYEKAEAKAKRKRKGMWAGKASEFESPREYKSRYHGQQKTDE